Proteins encoded by one window of Phenylobacterium soli:
- a CDS encoding c-type cytochrome, with translation MAKIRLGAVVALAVGMGVAAGGAFAHEHMGAMPKTPMGKAAYARHQNFKAQGAAFKAILDEIKKDSPDKAVIATNSAKLKGLAGQLPTWFPKGSGAESGMKTDAKPEVWSDPAGFAAAANRLQVESSKLDQLARAGDIAGVKGEVRAVGGACKNCHDKYRVPEQH, from the coding sequence ATGGCGAAGATCAGGCTCGGGGCGGTGGTGGCCCTTGCGGTGGGCATGGGCGTGGCGGCCGGCGGGGCGTTCGCCCACGAGCACATGGGCGCCATGCCGAAGACGCCGATGGGCAAGGCGGCCTACGCCCGCCACCAGAACTTCAAGGCCCAGGGCGCGGCCTTCAAGGCGATCCTCGACGAGATCAAGAAGGACTCCCCGGACAAGGCGGTGATCGCCACCAATTCCGCCAAGCTGAAGGGCCTCGCCGGCCAGCTGCCGACCTGGTTCCCGAAGGGCAGCGGCGCGGAGAGCGGCATGAAGACCGACGCCAAGCCCGAGGTCTGGTCCGATCCGGCCGGCTTCGCCGCCGCGGCCAACCGGCTGCAGGTGGAGAGCTCCAAGCTCGACCAACTCGCCAGGGCCGGCGACATCGCCGGCGTGAAGGGCGAAGTCCGGGCCGTCGGCGGCGCCTGCAAGAACTGCCACGACAAGTACCGCGTCCCCGAGCAGCACTAA
- a CDS encoding sugar transferase has protein sequence MKRVIDILAGLGGLVALSPLLLGLALAVRLDSPGPSLHWSKRVGRGNRLFAMPKFRTMRTDTPDVATHLLADPERWITPLGRFLRRTSLDELPQLWSVLKGDMSLVGPRPALFNQDDLVALRTEAGVDALRPGLTGWAQINGRDELPIPEKVRLDREYLERMSLGFDLKIILGTAAAAFSGRGVSH, from the coding sequence GTGAAGCGGGTGATCGACATCCTGGCGGGGCTTGGCGGGCTGGTCGCGCTGTCGCCGCTGCTGCTCGGCCTGGCGCTGGCGGTGCGGCTCGACAGCCCCGGGCCGTCGCTGCACTGGTCCAAGCGGGTGGGACGCGGAAACCGGCTCTTCGCCATGCCGAAGTTCCGCACCATGCGCACCGACACGCCGGACGTGGCGACGCACCTGCTGGCCGACCCGGAGCGCTGGATCACCCCCCTCGGCCGTTTCCTGCGGCGCACCAGCCTGGACGAGCTGCCGCAGCTCTGGAGCGTGCTGAAGGGCGACATGAGCCTGGTGGGGCCAAGGCCGGCCCTCTTCAACCAGGACGACCTCGTGGCGCTGCGCACCGAGGCGGGCGTCGATGCGCTGCGGCCGGGGCTGACCGGATGGGCGCAGATCAATGGCCGGGACGAGCTGCCGATCCCCGAGAAGGTGCGCCTGGACCGGGAGTACCTGGAGCGCATGTCTCTCGGCTTCGACCTGAAGATCATCCTCGGCACGGCGGCGGCGGCCTTCAGCGGGCGCGGCGTAAGCCACTAA
- a CDS encoding cytochrome b/b6 domain-containing protein, with product MANTETAEARRSSRLWDGPTRLVHWALVILIAFAWWSAEEGKMDWHRLAGYAVVGLLVFRLIWGFAGSTSARFASFVKGPAATLAYLKTLPSRARSDMPGHNPLGAWSVLAILATLIAQVVTGLFAVDVDAIEAGPLSDRVDFDTGRLFAKWHHWSFWALETLVVLHLAAIAFYLVYKRANLVRPMVTGRQAFSQDPRLSFAPLWRAALAAVVAAAVAWWVSRGLRL from the coding sequence GTGGCCAACACCGAGACGGCCGAGGCGCGGCGCTCGTCCCGCCTGTGGGACGGGCCGACTCGGCTCGTCCACTGGGCGCTGGTGATCCTCATCGCCTTCGCCTGGTGGTCGGCCGAAGAGGGCAAGATGGATTGGCACCGGCTGGCCGGCTACGCGGTGGTTGGCCTGCTGGTCTTCCGGCTGATCTGGGGCTTTGCGGGCTCGACCAGCGCGCGCTTCGCGAGCTTCGTCAAAGGCCCGGCGGCGACGCTCGCCTATCTGAAGACCCTGCCATCACGGGCCAGGTCGGACATGCCGGGCCACAATCCGCTCGGCGCGTGGAGCGTCCTGGCGATCCTCGCCACCCTGATCGCCCAGGTTGTCACCGGTCTCTTCGCCGTGGATGTGGACGCCATCGAGGCCGGGCCGCTGTCGGACCGGGTCGACTTCGACACCGGCCGGCTGTTCGCCAAGTGGCACCACTGGAGCTTCTGGGCGCTGGAGACCCTCGTCGTCCTGCACCTCGCGGCGATCGCCTTCTATCTCGTCTACAAGCGCGCCAACCTGGTTCGGCCGATGGTCACCGGCCGGCAGGCGTTCTCGCAGGATCCCAGGCTCAGCTTCGCGCCGCTGTGGCGCGCGGCCCTGGCGGCCGTCGTCGCGGCCGCCGTCGCCTGGTGGGTGTCGAGGGGACTGAGGCTCTAG
- a CDS encoding glycosyltransferase family 4 protein codes for MARLAPQRLKPISGHDVKIAYFVHDLTDPAVARRLRMLKAGGAEPVALGFRREDQAPAEVAGVPAIDLGRTHDARLAHRAAKTLLTAAAGRRLARHLAGVEVVMARTLEMLAVAEAARRFAGSSARLVYECLDIHRLMLGQGVKSRALRTAERALMRRADLLVVSSPAFLDAYFRPRQGLGRGLDTPVLLLENKVLELEPDAAPSAIAALPPGPPWRIAWMGAIRCRKSLDILTDLAARRPDLVEVSIHGRPAHTEFDDFDAQVAAVDNVTFGGAYAAADLPRLYGEAHFAWAIDFMEEGQNSSWLLPNRLYEASRHGAVPIALSGVETGRYLARHGFGVRLREPADLEGWLEGLSPRRYAALRQEVAELPRRAFVADADDCVRMVQALGGAGAPEPRSGPLRRVAQNSHVQPEHSPGEAV; via the coding sequence GTGGCGCGTTTGGCTCCGCAGAGGCTGAAGCCGATCTCGGGGCACGATGTGAAGATCGCCTATTTCGTCCACGACCTGACCGATCCCGCCGTCGCCCGGCGGCTGCGGATGCTGAAGGCCGGCGGGGCCGAGCCGGTGGCGCTGGGCTTCCGGCGCGAGGACCAGGCCCCCGCCGAGGTGGCGGGCGTCCCGGCCATCGACCTTGGTCGCACCCATGACGCGCGTCTCGCCCATCGCGCGGCCAAGACGCTGCTTACCGCGGCGGCGGGCCGGCGACTGGCGCGCCATCTGGCCGGCGTCGAGGTGGTGATGGCCCGCACCTTGGAGATGCTCGCCGTCGCCGAGGCGGCGCGGCGCTTCGCCGGCAGCTCCGCGCGCCTGGTGTACGAGTGCCTGGACATCCACCGCCTGATGCTGGGGCAGGGCGTCAAGAGCCGCGCCCTGCGCACGGCCGAGCGGGCCCTGATGCGGCGGGCGGACCTTCTGGTGGTCTCCTCGCCCGCCTTCCTCGACGCCTATTTTCGCCCGCGCCAGGGCCTGGGACGCGGCCTCGATACGCCCGTCCTGCTGCTGGAGAACAAGGTGCTGGAGCTGGAGCCCGATGCCGCGCCTTCCGCGATCGCGGCCCTGCCGCCGGGGCCGCCGTGGCGGATCGCCTGGATGGGCGCCATTCGCTGCCGCAAGAGCCTCGACATCCTCACCGACCTCGCCGCCCGGCGGCCGGACCTCGTCGAGGTGAGCATCCACGGCCGTCCGGCCCATACCGAGTTCGACGACTTCGACGCGCAGGTGGCGGCGGTCGACAACGTGACCTTCGGCGGGGCCTACGCCGCCGCCGACCTGCCGCGCCTCTACGGCGAGGCGCATTTCGCCTGGGCCATCGACTTCATGGAGGAGGGGCAGAACTCCTCCTGGCTGCTGCCCAACCGGCTCTACGAGGCCAGCCGCCACGGCGCGGTGCCCATCGCGCTCTCCGGCGTCGAGACCGGCCGCTACCTGGCGCGGCACGGTTTCGGCGTGCGGCTGCGCGAGCCGGCCGACCTGGAAGGCTGGCTCGAGGGCCTGTCGCCGAGGCGCTACGCCGCGCTTCGCCAGGAGGTCGCCGAGCTGCCGCGCCGGGCCTTCGTGGCCGACGCCGACGACTGCGTCCGGATGGTGCAGGCGCTGGGCGGAGCGGGTGCGCCTGAGCCGCGTTCCGGACCCCTGCGGCGCGTTGCGCAGAACAGCC
- a CDS encoding AsmA family protein, whose protein sequence is MSSNTLQDRETGQPRWRAFRAWLDGDHARARDAERPRSRHRAALVTGAVFLALALLIGFIVAIWDWNWFRGPVARIASARLHRQVTITGNLDVNLWSWTPSATVDGVHVANPAWAGKDRMADVGRIAVRIRLLPLFGGHLDLRLLEFDRPDVRLYRDGQGRATWDFSGGKDSGKPLRLPPIRNFVIHDGKLQVRDDVRRLTFNGSIDASERLGARNHGFEMSGQGALNRQPFTLQVTGGPLLNIDRNRAYPFDAEIRAGATYVTAKGAVPKPFDMGEFYMNTTARGPDLADLYGLTGVALPNTPPYNLHGRLSRHEKVYRIDGLAGRVGSSDLAGAISVDAGRPRTLLTANLRSRDLYFPDLGALFGGAPKHGPVASPSQKIEAQHLAAENRIFPDSTLDTRKIRSIDADVTYKATSIRGAPVNLTAGSARVKLNDGLLRAEPLSLDLPKGRIAGYIQLNARKATPVTDLDLRLTNARIEQLIPLKFQGGAPVTGALVGRAKLTGSGDSVHKAFANADGQVVVVAPGGEIRRSIAELMGVDVIKGLGLLFDKSQETTPLRCAVGAFQVKNGVLDTNQLVFDTEPVLVTGSGQINLGTERLAFKAQGHPKKFQLVRLIVPVEVAGPIRSPSLKLEKGPAIAQGGIAAALGSFLSPLAAILPFVDPGLAKDANCGALVAGAAQKGAPVRTAAR, encoded by the coding sequence TTGTCCAGCAACACCCTTCAGGATCGAGAGACCGGCCAGCCTCGCTGGCGCGCCTTCCGCGCCTGGCTGGACGGCGACCACGCCCGGGCGCGCGACGCCGAGCGGCCGCGCTCGCGCCACCGTGCGGCGCTGGTCACCGGCGCGGTGTTCCTGGCCCTGGCCCTGCTGATCGGCTTCATCGTGGCGATCTGGGACTGGAACTGGTTCCGCGGGCCGGTGGCGCGCATCGCCTCGGCGCGGCTGCACCGCCAGGTGACGATCACCGGCAACCTCGACGTCAACCTCTGGTCCTGGACGCCGAGCGCCACGGTGGACGGGGTGCATGTGGCCAATCCCGCCTGGGCCGGAAAGGACCGGATGGCCGATGTCGGCCGGATCGCCGTGCGCATCCGGCTCCTGCCGCTGTTCGGCGGCCACCTCGACCTGCGGCTCCTGGAGTTCGACCGGCCGGACGTGCGGCTCTATCGCGACGGCCAGGGCCGGGCGACCTGGGACTTCTCCGGCGGCAAGGACAGCGGCAAGCCCCTCCGCCTGCCGCCGATCCGCAATTTCGTGATCCACGATGGCAAGCTGCAGGTGCGCGACGACGTCCGGCGGCTGACGTTCAACGGCTCGATCGACGCTTCCGAGCGGCTCGGGGCGCGCAACCACGGCTTCGAGATGAGCGGCCAGGGCGCGCTCAACCGCCAGCCCTTCACCCTGCAGGTCACCGGCGGGCCGCTGCTCAACATCGACCGCAACCGCGCCTATCCTTTCGACGCCGAGATCCGCGCCGGCGCGACCTATGTCACCGCCAAGGGCGCGGTGCCCAAGCCCTTCGACATGGGCGAGTTCTACATGAACACCACGGCGCGCGGACCGGACCTCGCCGACCTCTACGGCCTGACCGGCGTGGCCCTGCCCAACACGCCGCCGTACAACCTGCACGGCCGTCTCTCCCGCCATGAGAAGGTCTACCGGATCGACGGCCTCGCCGGCCGCGTCGGCTCCTCGGACCTGGCGGGCGCGATCTCGGTGGACGCCGGGCGGCCGCGGACCCTGCTGACCGCCAACCTGCGCAGCCGCGACCTCTATTTCCCGGACCTCGGCGCGCTGTTCGGCGGGGCGCCGAAGCATGGCCCGGTGGCCTCGCCGTCGCAGAAGATCGAGGCGCAGCACCTGGCCGCCGAGAACCGCATCTTCCCGGACTCCACCCTCGACACCCGCAAGATCCGCAGCATCGACGCCGACGTGACCTACAAGGCCACCTCGATCCGCGGCGCGCCTGTGAACCTCACGGCCGGCTCGGCGCGGGTGAAGCTGAACGATGGCCTGCTGCGGGCCGAGCCCTTGAGCCTCGACCTGCCGAAGGGCCGGATCGCCGGCTACATCCAGCTCAACGCCCGCAAGGCGACCCCCGTCACCGACCTCGACCTTCGGCTCACCAACGCCCGCATCGAGCAGCTCATCCCGCTGAAGTTCCAGGGTGGGGCGCCGGTGACCGGCGCGCTGGTCGGGCGCGCCAAGCTGACCGGCTCGGGGGACTCGGTGCACAAGGCCTTCGCCAACGCCGACGGCCAGGTGGTGGTGGTCGCACCGGGCGGCGAGATCCGCCGATCGATCGCCGAACTGATGGGCGTCGACGTGATCAAGGGCCTGGGCCTGCTGTTCGACAAGAGCCAGGAGACGACGCCGCTGCGCTGCGCGGTGGGCGCCTTCCAGGTGAAGAACGGGGTCCTCGACACCAACCAGCTGGTGTTCGACACCGAGCCGGTGCTGGTCACCGGATCTGGCCAGATCAACCTTGGGACCGAGCGGCTGGCCTTCAAGGCGCAAGGTCATCCGAAGAAGTTCCAGCTCGTGCGCCTGATCGTGCCTGTGGAGGTCGCCGGGCCGATCCGCAGCCCGAGTCTGAAGCTCGAGAAGGGGCCGGCCATCGCCCAGGGCGGCATCGCCGCCGCGCTGGGCAGCTTCCTGTCGCCGCTCGCCGCCATCCTGCCGTTCGTCGATCCGGGCCTCGCCAAGGACGCCAACTGCGGCGCCCTGGTGGCCGGCGCCGCCCAGAAGGGAGCGCCCGTGCGGACCGCCGCGCGCTGA
- a CDS encoding acyltransferase family protein, translating to MAVSAHSEIQHQAAAEDRPRELGPLPKAAGEVRSIQYLRGFAAFGVLLFHAAERAGGAFGVGAAGVDVFFVISGFIMWVVTCRKAPSPGDFLLRRVQRIVPLYWGLTLAVAAAAVAIPGAFPAMRATAAHLVQSLLFVPHRDETGLIAPLIVPGWTLNYEMFFYLLFAAALLTPARVRPFVLSAALLGLVAVRPLGDGQNAIWATYTNPLLLEFGAGVWLGKAWSERRLPGRGVGWALVGLGLAGFTAVTLAGFDVEPARVLLWGLPAFALVAGAVSLEQAGPLPHWWPLRALGDASYSVYLVHGLAISAAVRGLEKLGVGAPAVTFAASVATGVVAGLLAYQLAEKPLMKLFRTGLAARRPSPAVAPAP from the coding sequence ATGGCCGTATCGGCGCATTCGGAAATCCAGCATCAGGCGGCGGCGGAAGACCGGCCGCGCGAGCTCGGGCCGCTGCCCAAGGCGGCGGGCGAGGTGCGCTCGATCCAGTACCTGCGCGGCTTCGCCGCGTTCGGCGTGCTGCTGTTCCACGCGGCCGAACGGGCCGGCGGCGCCTTCGGCGTCGGCGCGGCCGGGGTCGACGTCTTCTTCGTGATCTCCGGCTTCATCATGTGGGTGGTGACCTGCCGCAAAGCGCCCTCGCCGGGCGACTTCCTGCTGCGCCGCGTCCAGCGGATCGTACCGCTCTACTGGGGCCTGACGCTCGCCGTGGCCGCCGCCGCGGTGGCCATCCCCGGCGCCTTCCCCGCCATGCGCGCGACCGCCGCGCACCTCGTGCAGTCCCTGCTGTTCGTCCCGCACCGCGACGAAACCGGGCTCATCGCACCGCTCATCGTTCCGGGCTGGACCCTGAACTACGAGATGTTCTTCTACCTGCTGTTCGCCGCCGCCCTGCTGACGCCGGCGCGCGTGCGGCCGTTCGTGCTCAGCGCCGCCCTGCTTGGCCTCGTCGCCGTCCGGCCGCTGGGCGACGGCCAGAACGCCATCTGGGCGACCTACACCAACCCGTTGCTGCTCGAGTTCGGGGCCGGCGTCTGGCTCGGCAAGGCGTGGTCCGAGCGCCGCCTGCCGGGCCGCGGCGTCGGCTGGGCGCTGGTCGGCCTGGGGCTCGCAGGCTTCACGGCCGTCACCCTGGCGGGCTTCGACGTCGAGCCGGCGCGGGTTCTGCTGTGGGGCCTGCCCGCCTTCGCCCTGGTGGCCGGGGCCGTCAGCCTGGAGCAGGCCGGCCCGCTGCCGCACTGGTGGCCGCTCCGCGCGCTCGGCGATGCGTCCTATTCAGTCTACCTGGTTCATGGACTGGCGATTTCGGCCGCCGTCCGCGGTCTCGAAAAGCTCGGGGTTGGTGCGCCCGCCGTCACCTTCGCCGCCTCGGTCGCCACCGGCGTCGTGGCCGGCCTCCTCGCCTACCAGCTCGCCGAGAAGCCGCTCATGAAGCTCTTCCGGACCGGCCTGGCCGCCCGCCGCCCGAGCCCCGCCGTCGCGCCCGCGCCTTAG
- a CDS encoding DNA topoisomerase IB, whose translation MARDTPDSTPAQLSPDEVKAAGLRYVSDQDPGISRRKSGTGFSYRTPKGEPIDEATLDRIRALAIPPAWTDVWICPDPRGHIQATGRDQKGRKQYRYHERWRQARDENKYDRLVAFGRALPRLRTRVEKDLAQPGLPRDKVLAAVIRLMEITLIRVGNEEYAKQNNSFGLTTLRNRHARVKGSQAMFEFRGKSGKTHKTGFRDRRLARIVKACQDLPGQRLFAYLDDEGAPHAVESADVNAYLRDAMGEDFSAKDFRTWAGTVNAAQALALAPACETAAEAKRHIATCVKAVAGLLGNTAAVCRSAYIHPLVIRAYEDHALPFKAGQDGRPLELAVIRFLEEAKEAVAEETATGKPARRHTAASNESAAAR comes from the coding sequence ATGGCCCGCGATACCCCAGACTCGACCCCGGCCCAACTGTCGCCGGATGAGGTGAAGGCGGCGGGCCTGAGGTACGTCAGCGACCAGGACCCGGGGATCTCGCGACGCAAGTCCGGGACCGGCTTCAGCTATCGCACGCCCAAGGGCGAACCGATCGACGAGGCGACCCTCGACCGCATCCGCGCCCTGGCGATCCCGCCGGCCTGGACCGACGTCTGGATCTGTCCCGACCCGCGGGGCCACATCCAGGCCACCGGCCGCGACCAGAAGGGCCGCAAGCAGTACCGCTATCACGAGCGCTGGCGCCAGGCGCGCGACGAGAACAAGTACGACCGGCTGGTCGCCTTCGGCCGCGCCCTGCCCCGCCTGCGGACCCGCGTCGAAAAGGACCTCGCCCAGCCCGGCCTGCCGCGCGACAAGGTGCTGGCGGCGGTGATCCGGCTGATGGAGATCACCCTGATCCGCGTCGGCAACGAAGAATACGCCAAGCAGAACAATAGCTTCGGCCTCACCACCCTGCGCAATCGCCACGCCCGGGTGAAGGGTTCGCAGGCGATGTTCGAGTTCCGCGGCAAGAGCGGCAAGACCCACAAGACCGGCTTCCGCGACCGCCGCCTGGCCCGCATCGTCAAAGCCTGCCAGGACCTGCCCGGCCAGCGCCTGTTCGCCTACCTCGACGACGAGGGCGCCCCCCACGCCGTGGAGTCCGCCGACGTCAACGCCTACCTGCGCGACGCCATGGGCGAGGACTTCTCGGCCAAGGACTTCCGCACCTGGGCCGGGACGGTGAACGCCGCCCAGGCCCTGGCCCTGGCGCCCGCCTGCGAGACCGCGGCGGAGGCCAAGCGCCACATCGCCACCTGCGTGAAGGCCGTCGCCGGCCTTCTCGGCAACACCGCCGCCGTGTGCCGCAGCGCCTACATCCATCCCCTGGTGATCAGGGCCTACGAGGACCACGCCCTGCCCTTCAAGGCGGGTCAGGACGGACGCCCGCTGGAGCTCGCCGTCATCCGCTTCCTGGAGGAGGCCAAGGAAGCGGTGGCCGAGGAGACGGCCACCGGAAAGCCCGCGCGCCGCCATACCGCCGCTTCGAACGAATCCGCCGCCGCCCGCTAG
- the rlmJ gene encoding 23S rRNA (adenine(2030)-N(6))-methyltransferase RlmJ: MNYRHAFHAGNFADLVKHAALLHLLARLTEGAPLSVIDTHAGRGLYDLEGLEAKKSGEAEAGIGRLMAASDAPAAFAPLTAAVGKLNGGGGVSRYPGSPWLIAEAIRPADSYLACELRPEEHSALGEALKGRRNVRTRCADGYEAAEIAIPQSGKALVLIDPPFERADDYARCVDAAAAILARNPDAVLMIWLPLKDLATFDSFLGDLEDATSAPLLVAETRIRPLTDPMKMNGCALVFVNAPAGLQGPVEDACRWTATALGQGGEARVYQA; encoded by the coding sequence TTGAACTACCGCCACGCCTTCCACGCCGGGAACTTCGCCGACCTGGTGAAGCACGCCGCCCTGCTGCACCTGCTGGCGCGGCTGACCGAGGGCGCGCCGCTGAGCGTCATCGACACCCACGCCGGGCGGGGGCTCTACGACCTCGAGGGCCTCGAGGCGAAGAAGTCGGGGGAGGCCGAGGCCGGGATCGGCCGGTTGATGGCGGCGTCCGACGCGCCGGCCGCCTTCGCCCCGCTCACCGCGGCGGTCGGCAAGCTGAACGGCGGGGGCGGGGTCTCCCGCTATCCGGGCTCGCCCTGGCTGATCGCCGAGGCCATCCGTCCGGCGGACAGCTACCTGGCCTGCGAGCTGCGGCCCGAGGAGCACAGCGCCCTGGGCGAGGCCCTGAAGGGCCGCCGCAACGTGCGCACGCGCTGCGCCGACGGCTACGAGGCGGCCGAGATCGCGATTCCGCAGTCAGGCAAGGCGCTGGTGCTGATCGATCCGCCGTTCGAGCGCGCCGACGACTACGCCCGCTGCGTGGACGCCGCCGCGGCGATCCTCGCCCGCAACCCGGATGCGGTGCTGATGATCTGGCTGCCGCTCAAGGACCTCGCCACCTTCGACAGTTTCCTCGGCGATCTCGAGGATGCGACGTCGGCGCCGCTGCTGGTCGCCGAGACGCGCATCCGCCCGCTCACCGACCCGATGAAGATGAACGGCTGCGCCCTGGTGTTCGTCAATGCGCCGGCCGGCCTGCAGGGGCCGGTGGAGGATGCCTGCCGCTGGACCGCGACGGCCCTGGGGCAGGGCGGCGAGGCGCGCGTCTACCAAGCCTGA
- a CDS encoding L-lactate dehydrogenase, translating to MRAASVSDYRELARRRLPNIFFEYIDGGSYAEETLARNVRDLELIALRQRVLRDMSQLDMTVETLGQTLSMPVGLAPVGMAGMYGRRGEVQASKAATAAGLPFCLSTVGVCSVEEVAAKAAPPWFQLYMLKDRGYMKALLGRARDAGCPVLVFTVDLPVPGARYRDVRSGFTGSSGLSGALNTAWDGLTHPGWMWNVWAQGRPHSLGNVEGAVQQQGRRVTDFLAWIARNFDRSVTWADLDWVRENWDGPIVIKGVLDVDDAREVVRVGAQGLVVSNHGGRQLDGVRSSISALPRIADAVGADLEVFMDGGVRSGLDVLKALALGAKACFVGRPWAWALGAGGEAAITRMLGTLRSELAVAMILTGCNSVREAGRELLDLD from the coding sequence ATGCGGGCGGCTTCGGTTTCGGACTATCGGGAGCTGGCCCGCCGGCGGCTCCCGAACATCTTCTTCGAGTACATAGACGGCGGCTCCTATGCCGAGGAGACGCTGGCCCGCAACGTGCGCGACCTGGAGCTGATCGCCCTGCGCCAGCGGGTGCTGCGCGACATGAGCCAGCTCGACATGACCGTCGAGACCCTCGGCCAGACCCTGTCGATGCCGGTGGGCCTCGCGCCCGTGGGCATGGCCGGCATGTACGGCCGGCGCGGCGAGGTGCAGGCTTCCAAGGCGGCGACGGCGGCGGGCCTACCGTTCTGCCTCTCCACCGTCGGCGTCTGCTCGGTGGAGGAGGTGGCGGCCAAGGCCGCGCCGCCCTGGTTCCAGCTCTACATGCTGAAGGACCGGGGCTACATGAAAGCCCTCCTGGGCCGCGCCCGGGACGCCGGCTGCCCGGTGCTGGTGTTCACCGTCGACCTGCCGGTGCCCGGCGCCCGCTACCGGGACGTCCGGTCCGGCTTCACCGGCTCGAGCGGCCTTTCCGGCGCGCTCAATACCGCCTGGGACGGGCTCACCCATCCGGGCTGGATGTGGAACGTCTGGGCCCAGGGCCGGCCGCACAGTCTCGGCAACGTCGAGGGCGCGGTGCAGCAGCAGGGCCGGCGTGTCACCGACTTCCTGGCCTGGATCGCCCGCAACTTCGATCGCTCCGTGACCTGGGCCGACCTCGACTGGGTGCGCGAGAACTGGGACGGGCCGATCGTCATCAAGGGCGTACTGGACGTGGACGACGCGCGCGAGGTCGTGCGCGTGGGCGCGCAGGGCCTGGTGGTCTCGAACCACGGCGGGCGCCAGCTCGACGGGGTCCGCTCCTCGATCTCGGCCCTGCCCAGGATCGCCGATGCGGTGGGCGCCGACCTCGAGGTTTTCATGGACGGCGGCGTGCGCTCGGGCCTGGACGTGCTGAAGGCCCTGGCGCTGGGGGCGAAGGCCTGCTTCGTCGGGCGGCCCTGGGCCTGGGCGCTCGGGGCGGGCGGCGAGGCGGCGATCACCAGGATGCTCGGGACCCTGCGCTCGGAACTCGCCGTGGCGATGATCCTGACCGGCTGCAACTCGGTCCGCGAAGCCGGCCGCGAACTCCTCGATCTGGACTGA
- a CDS encoding LLM class flavin-dependent oxidoreductase, which translates to MLPQRLRFGAFIAPFHPIDENPTLALDRDMELVEWMDKLGYEEAWIGEHHSAAYELIASPEIFIAAAAQRTKHIRLGTGVSSLPYHHPLMLADRINQLDHMTRGRVMFGVGPGALVSDAFMMGIPPHTQRDRMDEALACMVKLLRGEAVTYNSDWFELANARLQMTPYSRPSVEISVASQVSPTGARAAGQHGLGLLSLGATSTAGFNALASNWAIAEEQAKEHGNVMDRSAWRLVGPMHIAETREQAMEDVRFGLEKWIYYFREIANLPVVPEGPDPVKTMIETGMAVIGTPDDAAARIQQLQDESGGFGAFLFMDHNWANWKRKKNSYELFARYVAPKFQALNVNRQASMDWVRENKDEFTGQARAAVGARIVQHMQEKGAENIRPEIVAMITGQAPPETK; encoded by the coding sequence GTGCTGCCTCAGCGTCTGCGCTTCGGCGCCTTTATCGCGCCTTTCCATCCGATCGACGAAAACCCCACCCTGGCCCTCGACCGCGACATGGAGCTGGTCGAGTGGATGGACAAGCTGGGCTACGAAGAGGCCTGGATCGGCGAGCACCACTCGGCCGCCTACGAGCTGATCGCAAGCCCGGAGATCTTCATCGCCGCGGCCGCCCAGCGCACCAAGCACATCCGGCTCGGCACCGGCGTCTCGTCCCTCCCCTACCACCACCCGCTGATGCTGGCCGACCGTATCAACCAGCTCGACCACATGACCCGCGGCCGGGTGATGTTCGGCGTCGGCCCGGGCGCGCTCGTCTCCGACGCCTTCATGATGGGCATCCCGCCGCACACCCAACGCGACCGCATGGACGAGGCCCTGGCCTGCATGGTCAAGCTGCTCCGCGGCGAGGCGGTGACCTACAACTCCGACTGGTTCGAGCTGGCCAACGCCCGCCTGCAGATGACGCCCTATTCGCGTCCTTCGGTGGAGATCTCGGTCGCCAGCCAGGTGTCGCCCACCGGCGCCCGCGCCGCCGGCCAGCACGGCCTGGGCCTGCTGTCGCTCGGCGCCACCTCGACCGCCGGCTTCAACGCCCTCGCCTCCAACTGGGCGATCGCCGAGGAGCAGGCCAAGGAACACGGCAACGTCATGGACCGCTCGGCCTGGCGCCTCGTCGGCCCGATGCACATCGCCGAGACGCGCGAGCAGGCCATGGAGGACGTCCGCTTCGGCCTCGAGAAGTGGATCTACTACTTCCGTGAGATCGCCAACCTGCCGGTGGTGCCCGAGGGTCCGGATCCGGTGAAGACCATGATCGAGACCGGCATGGCGGTGATCGGCACGCCCGACGACGCGGCCGCCCGGATCCAGCAGCTGCAGGACGAGAGCGGCGGCTTCGGCGCCTTCCTGTTCATGGACCACAACTGGGCCAACTGGAAGCGCAAGAAGAACTCGTACGAGCTCTTCGCGCGCTACGTGGCGCCGAAATTCCAGGCGCTGAACGTCAACCGCCAGGCCTCCATGGACTGGGTGCGCGAGAACAAGGACGAGTTCACCGGCCAGGCCCGCGCGGCGGTCGGCGCGCGCATCGTCCAGCACATGCAGGAGAAGGGCGCGGAGAACATCCGGCCCGAGATCGTGGCCATGATCACCGGCCAGGCGCCGCCGGAAACCAAGTAG